The segment GTAAGCGTCGAGCCGACCTTGATATCGGAGTTCTCCATCTTCCAGATCTCTTTCCCCGTCTTGGCGTCCAGCGCCACGATGTGGCCGTCCAATAGGGTCTTGAAGATCTTGCCGTCGGCGTAGGCCAAACCGCGGTTGACGACGTCGCAGCAGGCCACCGCACGCGCCGCTGGGTCTTGCTTGGGCTTGTGCTCCCATAGGATCTCGCCCGGTCTCTCGAGATCGAAGGCAAAAGTATTATTGGGGAACGGCGTGTGGATATACATGATGCCGTTCACGACGAGCGGCCCACCCTCGTGACCGTGCAACACGCCCGTCGAAAAGCTCCATGCGGGTCGGAGCCGCTCGACATTGTCCGCGTCTATATCCGTCATTTTGCTGTAGCGGGCGCACGCATAATCCTTGCATTGCATCACCCAGTTCTCGTCGTTCTGCGACAAGCGGATGATCCCGTCATTCGAAGACC is part of the Pseudomonadota bacterium genome and harbors:
- a CDS encoding PQQ-dependent dehydrogenase, methanol/ethanol family encodes the protein MSLTITAKNLAAIVTAAALSVTARTGSSNDGIIRLSQNDENWVMQCKDYACARYSKMTDIDADNVERLRPAWSFSTGVLHGHEGGPLVVNGIMYIHTPFPNNTFAFDLERPGEILWEHKPKQDPAARAVACCDVVNRGLAYADGKIFKTLLDGHIVALDAKTGKEIWKMENSDIKVGSTLT